CGTCAAATGTTTGCTCAGGTAACAAATCCACCTATCGACCCACTGCGTGAAAGCATTGTTATGTCTTTGAACACCTGCTTTGGTCGTGAGCTTAACATGTTTGATGAAAGTGCTGATCATGCACGTCGTTTAGAAGTCAAATCACCAATCCTGTCTCCATCCATCATGGAACAGTTGATTAACTTCGGTGATAAGGACTATCAGCATAAGGTCATTTCATTACATTATGACAATGAAGCAACATCACTAAAACAGGCTATCCTAGATGTTTGTGATGAGGCTGTTAACGCCGTCAAGTCAGGCATTACTCTGCTAGTGCTTTCTGACATGAATCTAGTACAAGGTAAACTGACCATTCCATCAGCGATGGCAACTGGTGCAGTTCACCATAGACTGATTAAAGAGGGTCTACGTCCTGAAGCTAACCTAATCATTGAAACGGGTACTGCGAGAGATCCGCATCATTTTGCAGTGCTATTCGGCTATGGCGCAACCGCGGTTTATCCTTACCTAGCATACGAAAGTATTGCCGACATGGTTCGCACGAAAGAACTTGATAGTAAAGTAGCAATGAGCGACTACATCAAGAACTATCGCAAAGGGATCAACAAAGGCTTGATGAAAATTCTTTCAAAAATGGGGATTTCTACCATCACGTCGTACCGCGGATCACAGCTATTTGAAGCCGTTGGTTTAACTCGTGAAATCGTTGATCTATGCTTTACCGGCACACCTTCTCGTATTGAAGGAACAAATTTCGAGCACATCGAAGCTGACAACAAACAGTTAGCTTGGGAAGCGTTCAACCCGCGCAAATTCATCCAACCTGGTGGTTTGTTGAAATATGTTCACGGTGGTGAATACCATGCTTACAACCCTGACGTTGTAAACTACCTACGTGAAGCCGTACAAAAAGGCACGCAAGCTGATTACGACAAGTTTGCGGAGTTGGTTAACAAGCGTCCAGCAATGACTGTTCGTGATTTGATTACTTTTAAAGACGACATCAAATCCATCGACTTGTCAGAAGTTGAACCGATTGAATGCATCTTCAAACGTTTCGATTCAGCTGGTATTTCTTTAGGTGCTCTTTCACCTGAAGCACACGAGGCGCTTGCTATTGCAATGAACCGCCTAGGTGCTCGCTCAAACTCTGGTGAAGGTGCTGAAGATCCTGCGCGTTACGGCACAGAAAAAGTATCTAAGATTAAACAAATCGCATCGGGTCGTTTTGGCGTAACTGCACACTACCTACGTAATGCGGAAGTGCTACAGATCAAAGTCGCCCAAGGTGCTAAGCCAGGTGAAGGCGGTCAATTACCAGGTCATAAAGTTGACTCTATGATTGCAAAACTGCGTCATTCGGTACAGGGTGTTACGCTGATCTCACCGCCGCCTCACCATGACATCTACTCAATTGAAGATTTGGCTCAGCTGATTTTCGACTTGAAGCAGGTTAACCCGAACGCTTTGATTTCCGTCAAGCTGGTTGCTGAACCAGGTGTGGGAACCATCGCTGCTGGTGTTGCAAAAGCTTATGCGGACTTGATTACCATCTCAGGCTACGACGGTGGAACCGGTGCAAGCCCATTAACCTCTGTTAAGTATGCTGGTAACCCATTTGAAATGGGCCTGGTTGAAGCGCATCAAGTGCTGCGTGCAAATGACCTTCGTGGCCAAGTTATCCTACAGGCTGATGGAGGTCTAAAAACAGGTTTAGATGTTGTAAAAGCAGCCATCCTTGGTGCGGAATCTTTCGGTTTCGGAACAGCTCCAATGATTGCACTGGGTTGTAAATACCTACGTATTTGTCACTTGAACACTTGTGCTGTAGGTGTTGCAACACAAGATGAACGCTTGCGTAAGGAGCACTTCATCGGCCTACCTGAAATGGTCATGAACTATTTCACTTTCGTTGCTGAAGAAACACGCCAATGGCTGGCTAAGTTAGGCGTTGCCCGCCTAGAAGATTTGGTAGGTCGTGTTGATCTATTGAAAGTCATTGATGAACCTTTGACGGCCAAGCAAAAGAATATTGATTTGAGCTCCTTCATCTCTGATGGTGGTGTTCCTGAAGACAAACCTCAGACGGTTCAGGTCTCAAGAAATAATCCATGGGATGATGGTCATATTGCCGAAGAAATGGTCAGAGCAACCTTGCCTGCAATCGAAGGTAAAAATGGTGGTATCTTCAACTTCAAACTTGTTAACACTGGCCGCTCAATCGGTGCCCGTGTTGCAGGTGAGATCGCCGAGCGCTATGGTAATGATGGCATGAAGGATTCACCTATCACCCTAAAACTAACAGGAATTGCGGGACAATCATTCGGTGTGTTTAACGTGGATGGCTTGAACCTACACCTTGAAGGTGATGCTAACGATTACGTCGGTAAAGGTATGGCTGGTGGAGAAATTGTCATCAGACCACCACAAAACTCATCATTCGACCCACATGTCACACCTATTGTCGGAAACACCTGCCTATATGGTGCGACTGGCGGTAAGCTATTTGCAAACGGTACAGGTGGTGAGCGCTTTGGTGTTCGTAACTCAGGTGCCATTGCTGTTGTCGAGGGTCTAGGGGATCACGGTTGTGAATACATGACTGGCGGGACAGTGGTTAGCTTGGGCGAAGTTGGCGTTAACTTTGGTGCAGGTATGTCTGGCGGGATGGCGTTCATCCTAGACACGGACCATACATTGCCTGATCGCTTGAACACGGAAATGGTTGAAGCCATTCGCATTGATACTGAAGCAACTGAAGCTTACCGTGTTTATTTGAAAGAATTGATTACGGAATATGCAGAAAAAACCGGAAGTGCTTATGCACAGGACGTTTTGGCTAACTTCAGCAAAATGATTCCAAACTTCTGGTTGGTTAAATCACGTGCTATCAGCATTGATGACTTATTCACCTTGTTCGTGCAAACCGCTGCGTAATTCATAAGGATTGAACAGAAAATGGGAAATGTTAGACAATTTTTAGAGCTTGATCGCCAGCTTCCACCTAAGAAAGAGGCGATGGAACGCAAGCAGAATTTTGAAGAAATCTATACCGAGTTCAGTCTGAATGATGCTATGGCGCAGGCCGATCGCTGCCTTCACTGCGGGAACCCGTATTGCGAATGGGCATGTCCGGTTCATAACTACATTCCAAACTGGTTAAAGCTGGTTTCTGAAGGAAATGTTATTGAAGCCGCTGAGCTATCCCATAAGACCAACTCTCTACCGGAAATGTGCGGTCGTATCTGCCCTCAAGACCGTCTTTGTGAGCAAGCTTGTACTTTAGAAGACACTAACTTCGGCGCGGTTACCATTGGTGCGGTTGAAAAGTACATCACTGACACAGCAACAGACATGGGTTGGACACCAAATCTGACGAACATTGCTATGACGGACAAAAAGGTTGCCATCGTAGGTTCTGGACCTGCTGGTTTAGGTTGTGCAGACATTCTTATCCGCAATGGGGTTAAACCAGTCGTCTTTGAAAAAGAACAAGAGATTGGCGGGCTTCTAACTTTCGGTATTCCACAGTTTAAATTGGACAAAAACATTGTTAGCAAGCGCCGTAAGATTCTAGAAGGTATGGGCGTTGAATTCCGTTGTAGTACTGAAATCGGTAAAGACATCACCTTCCAAGAACTTTTGGACAATTACGATGCTGTTTTCCTTGGCATGGGAACTTACAAACCAATGGCAGGTCGCTTCCCAGGTGAAGATCTACCACAGGTTTACAAGGCTCTAGACTTCCTAATCGGCAACGTAAAAAACGAATTGGGCTATGAACAAAAACCTGAACCTTTTGTCTCAATGAAAGGTAAGAAAGTAGTTGTTCTGGGTGGCGGTGATACCACGATGGACTGTACAAGAACTTCAATCCGTCAAGGTGCCAGCGAAGTTTACTGTGTATATCGTCGTGATGAAGAAAACATGCCTGGTTCACGTGCGGAAGTCAAAAACGCAAAAGAAGAAGGGGTTCAATTCAAGTTCAACTTATCTCCAGTTGAAGTGGTTGAAAAAGACGGTCAAGTTTCAGGCTTGAAAGTTGTGGAAACACGCATGGGTGAACCAGATGAAAACGGCCGTCGTCGTGCGGAAATCGTTGAAGGTTCTGAGCAAGTGATTGACTGTGATGCGGTTATCGTTGCGTTTGGTTTCCAACCTAACCCACCTGCTTGGTTTGAAGACTTCGGTATCAACCTAACTGACTGGAATACTGTGGTTGCTGCTGACAGCACACAATATCCATTCCAAACCAGTAATGAAAAAGTATTCTCCGGTGGCGATATGGTAAGAGGATCAAGCCTAGTCGTTCATGCTATCGCAGAAGGGCGCTCGGCAGCAGAAGGGATTCTAGACTATTTAAAAGTCTAATCCATTCATTCTGTTTGCGCATAAAAAAAGCGGTTTCGATTTTATCGACACCGCTTTTTTTATACCCCAACCTGGCAGATTTTTTGATTGGCTACAGTGCCTTGACAGAAAACTGGTTTCTGCCATTGTCTTTGGCAAAATACAGTCCTTGATCTGCCTCCTTAAACAAGCGATGAAACTCGCTATCCGCAGTGGCTGCGCCTATGGAAACTGTTACGCATTCTGTTGGGCTTAACTTGATTTCTTGCACCCTAGACAAGAGTCTCTCGCAGATAGCACGCAAGTCTGACTCTTGTACCTCTTCCAAAAACACCAAAAACTCATCGCCGCCCCACCGACCAATCAAATCATTTGGACGTACCACTGATACAATCGCTTTAGCCACCTCTTCTAGTACTCGATCGCCTTCTACATGCCCTAACTTGTCATTGACGTTCTTGAAGTAATCGATATCCACAATCATCAGCGCTTTACTGCCAATATCATTATCTCGTGCCCAAGAGTCGATCTTCTCGTCAATAAAGCGGCGATTTAACAGCCCAGTTAAAGAGTCGGTTTCACTTTGTTTCTTTTTCGCTTCCATATTTCTGGTTAGCTCGGAACTTTGCCTATGAATCAAATATTCATGAATACTCGACAGTAAGATGACTGCCAGCGCAACCGCATAAAACCTATCTGGAATGAAGTAGTGAATATAGCCGGAAGTTGCCAAAAACAAAATCAATAGTAAATACAGAACCGATGCCACAAAACCGATAAAGAACCCTGCAACATGGAGTATTGAAATAAAAATGGGGATGCTCCACAAATAGGCCGTATTTTGGTGCCCACCATCGATAGATAAATAAACGAGAAACGGCAGGGTTACCAATGTAAACCCAAGCTTTATGCCAAGAGTGAGACCACGTTTGTCTATGGCATAAATCAGTCCGATCAGAATAAAGAAAAAGACGACTAGAACAACGGCATTAGCATATTTTTGATGAAAAAATGAAAGTGCGGCAAAGAAGGTGAGAAAAGACAAGTAAATGGCAAACAGCAGACGGATCCTAAATTCCGTTTTAGCAAACACATTCATCTCGCTAGAACCTCACTTCATTGACTTCCGACAATGCTTTCATGTAAAGCTTAACGTGATCGGTATTAATACCATGATCACTAGCGGATTCAAACTGTTTAGCAATGGCTAGGAGTTGTCCATAAGAGTTTTCACCCTTACAAATCCCAAACTTGATCTCTTCATTAATTGGCAACTGCTTTAGAGCATCTTCCATTTCTTGCTGCAAAATAACATCCAACATCGAAAACAAACCTGCCAGATAATAAGAATCTACTGCTCCGTGGCCTTCATGTTGTGCAAGGCTTCGCATAAATACTGCTCGTGTCCTCGCCAGGTTGAAAACCTCTGGCACAATATCATCCAATATGGACATTGAGACCAGCGTTGCCCAGGATTGAACTCGCTTCAAACCAAACAACATCATCACATCACGCAAAGAAGAGAACTCAGGCATACTCAGAGAACGATATTGTTCAGCCATTTTCATCAACTTGTGAGTTAAACCGACATCCCGCTCAACAATTTCTATCAATTGATCAATATGCAAATTATCGTCCGAAATTTTTTCCAATAGCAGGATCAGGTTGTGCCGTCCGACATTGAGTTGCTTACCGGAAATCACCTCAGGTTTTGCAAAAAAATACCCTTGAAAATAGTCGGCACCGGCCTGTTTACAGACTTCGAACATTTCTTTGGTTTCCACCCTTTCGGCGATAATCTTCACATTGGTAATTTGTTTTACTTTCGTAAATAGGGCGGGAATATTTTCGGGCTTTACGTACTGAACATCAAACTTGATAATGTCCGCTAATTGTATCAATGGAACCAAACGTTTCTTGAAAACAAAATCATCCAGTGCAATGATGTAACCTTGCCCTTTTAATACTTTAATTCCTTCAATCACGTCTTCTGTTGGCGGAACATCTTCCAACACTTCAACCACAATATTATCAGGGGAAAAACAGGGCGTTTCTGTACTTAAGAAAAAACTTTCGGGGAAATTGATAAATGCTTGATGCTGACCAACGATACTCTCGAGTCCCAACCCCATCATAGAATTATGAATGACGGCAGCCGTAGCTTCTTGGCCTGAGTCAAAAACGGCTTCATTGGGATCGAAACCACCACGGAAAAGCAACTCATAACCATAAAGCTTGCTTTCTCTATTCATAATCGGCTGACGCCCGATGAAGAATTCGCTATTGGACATACTCGTATGAAACAAACATTAATAATGAAATCATCTTATCACTTCGATAAGTAGTAAGCATTAATTATTATTTTTCAACGATAAAGAACCGTTTTAAATTTAAGAGTGGCGAAAAGGAAAAGTGCGGCTTGCCAAATTGGCAAGCCGCTTTGATACTTATTTATTCAGTACTTTTTTCAGAGCAGATAAGCAGAATAAAACATTTTCTTCTTTTGCAGAGAAGCCCATCAAACCAATACGCCAAACTTTCCCCGCAAAATCACCCAGTCCAGCACCAATTTCCAAGTTATAGGTGTTTAGCAGTTCAGAACGCACCGCGGCATCATCAACACCTTCAGGAATCCAAACAGAGTTCAATTGCGGCAAACGAATATCTTCATCTACAACAAACCCAATTCCCATTTCTTCCAAGCCGGCTTTAAGCTTATCGTGCATAGACTTATGCCTAGCCCAAGCATTTTCCAAACCTTCTTCATGCAACATGACCAAAGATTCATGCAAAGCATAAAGCGCGTTGATTGGCGCAGTGTGGTGATATGCACGTTTAGCGCCTTGCCCCCAATATCCCATGACAAGATTTAGGTCTAAAAACCAACTTTGAACTTTAGTTTTACGGTTACGAACCTTGTCCAATGCTTTTTCGCTGAAGCTAACAGGAGACAAGCCTGGCGTACAAGACAAACACTTTTGTGTACCGGAATAAATGGCGTCAATACCCCACTCGTCAACACGCAACTCCACTCCCCCAAGAGAAGTTACTGCATCAACAATCGTCAAACAATCATGCTTACGTGCGATTTCACATAGCGTTTTTGCATCCGAACATGCGCCTGTAGAAGTTTCCGCATGAACAAACGCCAAGATTTTCGCATCTGCATTTGCCGCTAGCGTTTCTTCTACTTTTTCCGGTGAAACTGCCTTACCCCAGTCATCATGCACTTCGACGCATACACCACCAGCTCTCTCAACGTTTTCTTTCATACGCATACCGAAAACACCGTTGATACATACCACTACTTTATCGCCTGGCTCAACCAAGTTAGCAAAACAGGTTTCCATTCCGGCGGAACCTGGAGCAGACACAGGCATCGTCATAGCATTTTCAGTTTGAAACGCGTGTTTCAACATCGTTTTAACTTCATCCATCATGCCAACAAACGCTGGATCAAGATGTCCAATAGTTGGCCTTGCCATTGCTGACAAAATACGTGGATGAACATCTGATGGGCCAGGACCCATCAACGTACGAACAGGGGGATTAAATGACTGCATAAAAAACAGATTCCTATAAAAAATGTGTTTAAAAAATTGATCTAGGTCAATTATAATTGGAACAATGAATGTTGTTCAAGAATTATTACACCGCTTACCACGAGACCAAGTCATCGTTGATGATGAGCAAAAAGCACCGTTTGAATGTGATGGTCTATCGGCTTATAGAGAAAAACCGCTAGCTGTCGTTTTACCTGCTGACATTGAGCAAGTAAAGCAAGCTTTAGCTATTTGCAGAAAGCATAACACACCTGTTATCACTCGTGGTTCAGGAACAGGACTTTCGGGCGGATCGCTGCCTTTAAAAAATGGCGTAGTATTAGGCTTAACTAAGATGAACCGCATTCTGGAAATTGACCCTTTAGCCAGAACGGCAGTGGTTGAACCTGGGGTACGGAACATTACCATTTCGCAGGAAGCGGCTCCTCACAACCTGTACTACGCACCAGACCCTTCCTCTCAAGTGGCTTGCTCCATCGGCGGGAATGTCGCAGAAAACTCCGGCGGCGTTCACTGCTTGAAATACGGTTTGACCGTACACAATGTACTCGCCATCAAAATCATCACCATTGATGGCGAAGAACTGGTGCTGGATTATCGTGACGATGGCGTTGATCTTTTAGCACTACTGAATGGCTCCGAAGGATTACTAGGCGTCATTGTCGAAATCAAAGTTAAACTGCTCCCTAAACCAGATGCTTCTCAACTCATCATGGCAGCTTTCGAAAAAGTCAGCGACTGTGCCAATGCTGTCACAAATATTCTAAAGTCGGGCATCATCCCTGCTGGATTGGAAATGATGGACAAATTTTCCATCAAAGCCGCCGAGGCGTTTGCGCATGTAGGGTACCCTCTTGAAGCTGCCGCCCTACTATTATGTGAAGTTGATGGCAACCAATATCAAGTTGAAGCTGATACGGAAACTGTATCGAGAGTTTTGAAAGAAAACGGCGCTTACATGCTAAAACTGTCCCGCAATGATGAAGAACGAATTGCACTATGGCAAGGCCGTAAGAATGCCTTCCCTGCTGTTGGTCGCCTTTCTCCTGATTACTACTGTATGGATGGAACTATCCCAAGAAATCAATTGGCCCATGTGCTGGATGAAATCGAAAGAATGTCAAAACATTACGAGTTGAAAGTCGCCAACGTTTTCCACGCCGGGGATGGCAATTTGCACCCTTTAATCCTATACGATGCACAAATTCCGGGCGAACTCAAAAAAACAGAATTGTTTGGCGCTGAAATTTTAAAGCTTTGCATTAATGTCGGCGGAACAATCACTGGTGAACACGGTGTGGGCGTTGAAAAGCTGGACTCCATGTGCCAACAGTTCTCAGCACCTGAAATCGAAATCTTCCATAAAATAAAACGTGTTTTTGACCCTGAAAACCTGTTAAACCCTGGTAAAGCAGTACCAACCTTGCATAGGTGCGCAGAACTCGGTCACATGCACGTTCATAACGGCCAACTACCTTTTGCCGACTTGGAGCGTTTCTAATGCCATTGACACCTTTCCAAGAACAAATAAAACAGGCTTTGCATGAAAAACACCGCTTGCAAATTATAGGCAATCAAAGCAAAGTTGCCTTAAATCATGATCACCAGGCTTTGGATATGAGTGGCTATGCGGGCATTACCAGTTATGACCCTGCCGAACTAGTCGTAACGGTAAAAGCGGGAACTAAAATTTCAGACTTGAAACAGGAACTTGCCGAACACAATCAAATGCTGGCTTTTGACACGCCTGACTACGGTGACTCCACCATTGGCGGCAATTATGCTTGTGGCTTATCCGGTCCCTCTCAGCCATTTTTCGGTGCTTTGCGAGATTTTGTACTTGGCATTAAAATGGTCGATGGACAAGGTCAACAACTGACTTTTGGCGGCCAAATGATCAAAAACGTTGCCGGCTATGACGTTGCTCGTCTACTGGTAGGGTCAAAAGGACTTTTTGGCCTCGTTACTGAAATCAGTTTAAAAGTCCTTCCATTGATGGAAGAAAAAACCTACTCCATAGAAATGGGTCAAGCCGACGCGATT
This portion of the Hydrogenovibrio marinus genome encodes:
- the gltB gene encoding glutamate synthase large subunit; the protein is MNSLNQLQGLYSPEFERENCGFGMIAQMDDQPSHWAVKTAIESLGNMTHRGGVAADCCTGDGCGLLIKKPDHFLQDEAAKLGFTLTTTYACGMVFLNQDATKADFARTTLESLLKEKGLDVLGWRKVPVNSSVLGKQAAGMEPVIEQVFINAPTDMSEADFNRALFVARRKAEMEIESNDATFYIASLNSQLLSYKGLVMPKELPLFYLDLHDERFASSCISYHQRFSTNTLPQWRLAQPFRFLAHNGELNTIRGNRNWALARQSKFETPLIPELSQLKPLVAQSGSDSNSLDNMLEVLMMGDMKVFQALRLLIPPAWQNMPHMDPDLKAFLEYNSMHMEPWDGPAGMVINTGKYAICGVDRNGLRPTRYVITKDRHVTFASEIGVYNYAPEDIVEKGRLKPGQIIAVDLESGTLLKPQDIDNELKAAKPYREWMDKGYMHITERLDCKDQTRDWDADQTAIYQKYFQVSFEERDQIIRVLAEAGQEATGSMGDDAPLPVFSHKARSVFDYFRQMFAQVTNPPIDPLRESIVMSLNTCFGRELNMFDESADHARRLEVKSPILSPSIMEQLINFGDKDYQHKVISLHYDNEATSLKQAILDVCDEAVNAVKSGITLLVLSDMNLVQGKLTIPSAMATGAVHHRLIKEGLRPEANLIIETGTARDPHHFAVLFGYGATAVYPYLAYESIADMVRTKELDSKVAMSDYIKNYRKGINKGLMKILSKMGISTITSYRGSQLFEAVGLTREIVDLCFTGTPSRIEGTNFEHIEADNKQLAWEAFNPRKFIQPGGLLKYVHGGEYHAYNPDVVNYLREAVQKGTQADYDKFAELVNKRPAMTVRDLITFKDDIKSIDLSEVEPIECIFKRFDSAGISLGALSPEAHEALAIAMNRLGARSNSGEGAEDPARYGTEKVSKIKQIASGRFGVTAHYLRNAEVLQIKVAQGAKPGEGGQLPGHKVDSMIAKLRHSVQGVTLISPPPHHDIYSIEDLAQLIFDLKQVNPNALISVKLVAEPGVGTIAAGVAKAYADLITISGYDGGTGASPLTSVKYAGNPFEMGLVEAHQVLRANDLRGQVILQADGGLKTGLDVVKAAILGAESFGFGTAPMIALGCKYLRICHLNTCAVGVATQDERLRKEHFIGLPEMVMNYFTFVAEETRQWLAKLGVARLEDLVGRVDLLKVIDEPLTAKQKNIDLSSFISDGGVPEDKPQTVQVSRNNPWDDGHIAEEMVRATLPAIEGKNGGIFNFKLVNTGRSIGARVAGEIAERYGNDGMKDSPITLKLTGIAGQSFGVFNVDGLNLHLEGDANDYVGKGMAGGEIVIRPPQNSSFDPHVTPIVGNTCLYGATGGKLFANGTGGERFGVRNSGAIAVVEGLGDHGCEYMTGGTVVSLGEVGVNFGAGMSGGMAFILDTDHTLPDRLNTEMVEAIRIDTEATEAYRVYLKELITEYAEKTGSAYAQDVLANFSKMIPNFWLVKSRAISIDDLFTLFVQTAA
- a CDS encoding glutamate synthase subunit beta, with translation MGNVRQFLELDRQLPPKKEAMERKQNFEEIYTEFSLNDAMAQADRCLHCGNPYCEWACPVHNYIPNWLKLVSEGNVIEAAELSHKTNSLPEMCGRICPQDRLCEQACTLEDTNFGAVTIGAVEKYITDTATDMGWTPNLTNIAMTDKKVAIVGSGPAGLGCADILIRNGVKPVVFEKEQEIGGLLTFGIPQFKLDKNIVSKRRKILEGMGVEFRCSTEIGKDITFQELLDNYDAVFLGMGTYKPMAGRFPGEDLPQVYKALDFLIGNVKNELGYEQKPEPFVSMKGKKVVVLGGGDTTMDCTRTSIRQGASEVYCVYRRDEENMPGSRAEVKNAKEEGVQFKFNLSPVEVVEKDGQVSGLKVVETRMGEPDENGRRRAEIVEGSEQVIDCDAVIVAFGFQPNPPAWFEDFGINLTDWNTVVAADSTQYPFQTSNEKVFSGGDMVRGSSLVVHAIAEGRSAAEGILDYLKV
- a CDS encoding GGDEF domain-containing protein, with the protein product MFAKTEFRIRLLFAIYLSFLTFFAALSFFHQKYANAVVLVVFFFILIGLIYAIDKRGLTLGIKLGFTLVTLPFLVYLSIDGGHQNTAYLWSIPIFISILHVAGFFIGFVASVLYLLLILFLATSGYIHYFIPDRFYAVALAVILLSSIHEYLIHRQSSELTRNMEAKKKQSETDSLTGLLNRRFIDEKIDSWARDNDIGSKALMIVDIDYFKNVNDKLGHVEGDRVLEEVAKAIVSVVRPNDLIGRWGGDEFLVFLEEVQESDLRAICERLLSRVQEIKLSPTECVTVSIGAATADSEFHRLFKEADQGLYFAKDNGRNQFSVKAL
- a CDS encoding EAL and HDOD domain-containing protein, encoding MSNSEFFIGRQPIMNRESKLYGYELLFRGGFDPNEAVFDSGQEATAAVIHNSMMGLGLESIVGQHQAFINFPESFFLSTETPCFSPDNIVVEVLEDVPPTEDVIEGIKVLKGQGYIIALDDFVFKKRLVPLIQLADIIKFDVQYVKPENIPALFTKVKQITNVKIIAERVETKEMFEVCKQAGADYFQGYFFAKPEVISGKQLNVGRHNLILLLEKISDDNLHIDQLIEIVERDVGLTHKLMKMAEQYRSLSMPEFSSLRDVMMLFGLKRVQSWATLVSMSILDDIVPEVFNLARTRAVFMRSLAQHEGHGAVDSYYLAGLFSMLDVILQQEMEDALKQLPINEEIKFGICKGENSYGQLLAIAKQFESASDHGINTDHVKLYMKALSEVNEVRF
- a CDS encoding pyridoxal-phosphate-dependent aminotransferase family protein → MQSFNPPVRTLMGPGPSDVHPRILSAMARPTIGHLDPAFVGMMDEVKTMLKHAFQTENAMTMPVSAPGSAGMETCFANLVEPGDKVVVCINGVFGMRMKENVERAGGVCVEVHDDWGKAVSPEKVEETLAANADAKILAFVHAETSTGACSDAKTLCEIARKHDCLTIVDAVTSLGGVELRVDEWGIDAIYSGTQKCLSCTPGLSPVSFSEKALDKVRNRKTKVQSWFLDLNLVMGYWGQGAKRAYHHTAPINALYALHESLVMLHEEGLENAWARHKSMHDKLKAGLEEMGIGFVVDEDIRLPQLNSVWIPEGVDDAAVRSELLNTYNLEIGAGLGDFAGKVWRIGLMGFSAKEENVLFCLSALKKVLNK
- a CDS encoding FAD-linked oxidase C-terminal domain-containing protein; translation: MNVVQELLHRLPRDQVIVDDEQKAPFECDGLSAYREKPLAVVLPADIEQVKQALAICRKHNTPVITRGSGTGLSGGSLPLKNGVVLGLTKMNRILEIDPLARTAVVEPGVRNITISQEAAPHNLYYAPDPSSQVACSIGGNVAENSGGVHCLKYGLTVHNVLAIKIITIDGEELVLDYRDDGVDLLALLNGSEGLLGVIVEIKVKLLPKPDASQLIMAAFEKVSDCANAVTNILKSGIIPAGLEMMDKFSIKAAEAFAHVGYPLEAAALLLCEVDGNQYQVEADTETVSRVLKENGAYMLKLSRNDEERIALWQGRKNAFPAVGRLSPDYYCMDGTIPRNQLAHVLDEIERMSKHYELKVANVFHAGDGNLHPLILYDAQIPGELKKTELFGAEILKLCINVGGTITGEHGVGVEKLDSMCQQFSAPEIEIFHKIKRVFDPENLLNPGKAVPTLHRCAELGHMHVHNGQLPFADLERF
- a CDS encoding FAD-binding protein translates to MPLTPFQEQIKQALHEKHRLQIIGNQSKVALNHDHQALDMSGYAGITSYDPAELVVTVKAGTKISDLKQELAEHNQMLAFDTPDYGDSTIGGNYACGLSGPSQPFFGALRDFVLGIKMVDGQGQQLTFGGQMIKNVAGYDVARLLVGSKGLFGLVTEISLKVLPLMEEKTYSIEMGQADAIVKMNEMAGTALPISGCAYYQGKLYYRLIGVHPPQSAMPEDNHIWQKMNPFRPEISGKQKLWRVSTDSMHPPIHNTLLVDQIGARRWVVSENKPDVSHVDLWSLQEKTRRPSFDSHTKITDIKRGLKSVFDPYEIFY